The DNA region TTTACCTTTATTCTGGAGAAGATGGTCATATATCTTGTTCTTAACCCCTGAAGGCATGAATCTACATAAATTCGAGTATATTTAAACATTCAATAAGAGCCCTAGGCGGTATATTTATAAGTCATTGCAATTGCCGCCGCATGGTAAGAATAGCTGTGGTAGTCTCTGAGTTCAACTACGACGTCACCCAGTTAATGTTGCAAAAAGCGTTGGAGCACGCTAAGTTCCTAGGCGCCGAGGTTACATATGTCGTAAAAGTACCGGGCGTCTACGACATTCCCACTTTGCTGAGAGATCTCGTGGCTAAGGAGGAGGTGGATGCAGTAGTCACACTCGGTGCGGTGATACAAGGTGCAACAAAACACGACGAGGTAGTGGCGCACCAAGCCGCCAGGAAGATACTAGACATCTCCGTAGAGTCGGGGAAACCCATCACGTTGGGCATAATCGGCCCAGGTGCTAATAGAATGCAGGCCTTAGAGAGGGTTGAGGAATATGCGAAACGTGCCGTCGAAGCTGCAGTGAAGTTGGCTAGGAGAAAAAAGACGCTGAGGGAAGCGAAGTACGCAGGCTCTACTGTATTTATAGATTAGTAAACAAGTGTCACCCATCTGCTGTACTTTTCTATTCTCCCCCTCACCACGTCGGCGTACAGCGTTGCGATTTTTGTGGTGATTGGGCCAGGCTTCCCATCGCCGATCGCCCTGCCGTCTACCTCAACGACTGGGGTTACCTCTGCTGCGGTGCCTACGAGAAACAGCTCGTCTGCTGTGTATACTTCTTCGCGTGTAATAGGCTTCTCTTCCACCTTAATTCCGAGATCTCTGCTTAGCGTTATGACGGTGTCTCTTGTGATGCCCTCTAAGATAGACTGATGGATAGGCGGGGTGTACAGCGCCCCGTTTCTCACCACAAATACGTTTTCACCAGAGCCCTCCACTATGTAGCCGTTTATGTCGGCGAGTAGAGCCTCATCGTAGCCGCGGTTTCTGGCTTCCGCCAGGGCCAGGACGGAGTTTACGTAAATACCTCCTATCTTCGCCATCACTGGCAACATGGTGTTGTGGACTCTGCGCCAGCTCACCACAGTGGCCCTTATGCCGCCGGGGGGTAGATATTTGCCGAAGGGGAAGGCGATTATCGCGAGCGATGTGTCTAGGTCGCGTATGTCAAGGGTGACCGTCGGCGTCGAGACGAATAGTATGGGCCTAATGTAGACGTCCTCCCGGAAGTGATTAGCCCTAACCGCTTCTATAATCGCGTTTCGCACCTCCTGCCGCGTGTATGGCACTTTAACGCCGAGGATCTTAGCAGATTTAAACATCCGCTCCAGGTGCTCGTCTAGCCTAAAAATGAGAAGGTTCTCCCCGTTCCAGTAACCCCTCAGCCCTTCAAATATCGAAGTGCCATAATGGAGAGCATGAATCATGACGTGTATCTTGGCGTCTTCCCACCTAACCACCCTTCCGTTTAGCCAGACATATTGGGCGTAGATCTTCATAGCCTACTGGCCGAAAAGGAGCCTCCTCATTTCTATGCCGACTTTCTCGATTTGGTGGTTTTTTACTTCCTCCATTAATTTCCTCAGCGTCGGGCCCCCTCTGTTATACTCCGTCACCCACTCTTTTGCGAATTCGCCACTCCTCACCCGCGCTGCCGCCTCTCTCATCCTCTGCTTTACTGACTCGTCAATTATTTTTGGGCCAACTGTGAGCCCTCCGTACTTCGCCGTGTCGGAAACTCCGTTCAGCATCCCGTAGATCCCCCTCTGCCATATGAGATCCATAATCAACTTCGCCTCGTTCAACACCTCGAAGTACGCCACTTCGGGCTGGTATCCGAGCTCCACCAACGTCTCAAAGCCCTTCTTTATCAGCTCCATCAGCCCACCCACAAGCACAGTCTGCTCGCCGATCAAATCGGTTTCCGTCTCCTCGGCAAAGGTGGTTTCTATCACGCCTGCCCTCGTTGCACCTATCCCCTTAGCTATTGCAAGGGCGTACTCCATAGCCCGGCCTGAGTAGTTCTGGTAAACCGCCACAAGCGCAGGCACTCCTCTACCGGATAGGTATTCTTCCCTCACCGCGCGCCCAGGCCCCTTTGGCGCTACCATCACCACATCTACGTTGGGGGGCGGCTTTATGAGACCGAAGTGTATGTTAAAGCCGTGGGCAAAGTCCACCACGGTGCCTGGCTTAAGGTTCGGCTCTATTTGTTCCTCCCACACCTTAGGTTGTTCCATGTCTGGGATTAAGACCATCACCACGTCCGCCTTTGCAACAGCTTGGCCTATTTCAAAAACTCTGAAACCCTCTGCAACTGCTTGATCCCAGGACTTGCCGCCTCTGCGTAATCCTAATATCACGTTGAGTCCACTATCTCTGAGATTAAGGGCCTGGGCTCGCCCCTGTATTCCATAGCCTATTACAGCTATTGTTTTGCCTTTTAGAGGCTCCAGAGACGCATCAACATCTCTATATATCTTCGCCATAGTTTTTAGATCTTAGGGATTTATATTTATCTGTTCTATCGAAATGACTTCCGGCAATTTGTCGAGTTTTGCTACAAGCCACCTCACCTCGTCTGTCTCTCCCTCCACTTCCATGACTACGTTGTAAACTGTGGCGTCTGCCACCACGCTGATCTTTGCAACGGTGACCTTAGCTCGCCTGGTAATCGCAATAATCCGCCCCAGCGAATCAAGCGACTTCGGAGTAGTTATGTTAATTCTCATATACCAACTTCGTATTCACGCCCTCTGGGAGTAACGCCGATGTGAGCCAGTCGCCTGGCTTGACCCAGGGTAGCACTATGTCCTCTTCGCTGTCAATCGTCAAGTCTACTATCAGCGCCTCGTTGTTTCTCAAAGCCTTGGCCACAGCCTTTTCTAACTGGTCGTAGCTCTCCGGCTTTACCCCCTCTATGTCGTATGCCTCAGCTATTTTCATGAAGTCGGGCATTTTGCCAAACTCCGTGGCTATAATCCTCCGCTTGTAGAGGTATATCTGCCATTGTTTTACCAGTTGCAGGGCTCTGTTGTCGAAGATTGTCACAACTATGGGTAGGTCGTACTCCCTCACTAAGGCTAAGTTGTTCATGGTCATCTGGAACGACCCATCCCCGTCAATGCACAGAACCGGCCTTGTCGGGTCGGCCAGTTTTGCCCCCAGTGCCGCCGGCACGCAGAAGCCCATTGTACCGAGGCCTGCAGAGGTGATGAAAGTGCCAGGCTCGAACACCTCCCATGCCACCTCCGCCCACATCTGGTGGCTCCCAACGCCCGTCGTCGTGATGGTGTTCCTCGGCGCGGCCCTTCTGAGTACTTTAAGCACACGCCAGGGATGAAAGGCCTTAGACGTGTCGGCAACTTTAGACATTGCCTCCTCATACTTCTTCCGTATCTCCAGTAACCATGACATGAATTTTTCATCTCTCTGGGCGCCGGCGTCTACAAATTTGAGCAGGGTCCCAAGCGCCTCTTTGGCATCGGCGACGACGCCTATTGTGGGCTTCACGTTTTTCCCAATCTCGCTCTTGTCTATGTCTATGTGTATCAGCTTTACTCTCCCACTCCTCACGCTTTCTTGGAGTTCTTTAAACCTGCCCCATGTTCTGTCGCTGAATCTCGTGCCGACTGCCAAGATGACATCTGCGTTTGCCAACGCGGCATCTGCCTCAGCTCTTCCGTGCATCCCGGCGGGGCCCATGTAGAGAGGATAGTCATGCGGCACCGCCGCCTTGCCCGGCAACGTCGACACGATAGGGGCGTACAGCATGCGGGATAACTCCAAGACCTCCGGTGTCGCGCCTGACCACAACACGCCGCCGCCGACTAATACCACCGGTCTTCTAGCCTCTATTAAATACTTGGCGGCCAGCCTAAGTTTATCCTCGTCGGGTGGCGGAGGTATAAACTTCTCCCTGTTTACTGGAATTTTTTCCTCGCGATCTGGAGCGGCCGCGAGCTGTATATCTCTCGGTATATCGACTAAGGTGGGTCCCGGCCTTCCGATTATCGAAATCTCGTATGCAGTCTTAAAAGCAGCCACTGCCTCTTCGGCCTTCTTGACTTGGTATGCGAATTTAGTAATAGGAGTAACCACGCCCAATATGTCTGTTTCCTGGAAGCCATCTCTGCCGAAAACGCTAGTGGGCACCTGGCCTGTGATAGCCACTACAGGTGCCGAATCCATGTACGCGTTAGCCAGGCCAGTAACTAGGTTTGTGGCTCCAGGCCCGCTGGTGACGGCCACCACGGCGGGTCTTCCCGAGACTCTTGCGAAGGCCTCCGCGGCGTGTATGGCGCCTTGCTCGTGTCTAAACATAATGGGCTGAATATCTTGGTTGTACAGCGCATCGTAAAGAGCCATTATCGAGCCCCCGGTTATTCCCAGGATATGTTTTATTCTATATTGTTTGAAAGTCTGGACTATCCTATCGACGACCCGTTGGGAATCCCCTGTTGAAGCCCCGATACCCCCGACATTATGGCTGACGAACTATATTCTATTTAAACTTTTCCTAACCTATATATCGTGTCGTGTGCTATTTTTATAACCCAGCGCACGTTTGGGTAGGTCTCAATCTTGTCTATGTCTTCCACATCGATCCAGAACCCCTCTCTCTGTGCGCCTCCAACTCTCCTTACCAGATATATGAGGTCGAAGTGAATATGCGCCTCGTCGGGGTAACGCACCAGTTCCTCCAAGATGAGTAGCGGCAGTGGCCGCTCCACCACGTCTTTATCCCTCACTCCGTGGATATGCCCAATGGGCTCCACTCTTAGCCCGGTTTCTTCCTCGAATTCTCTGATAACGGCCTCTGTGGGGGTTTCGTTCGGCTCCACGTGTCCGCCGGGATATATGTAGACGCCTAGGCGTCGGTGCTTGATAAGCAGAACCTTGCCGTTTTCTATAAGGACGCCGCTAGCTACTATGCATTTTCTGGGCACAAGTGCGCCGAGTTTCAAATTTTTAAACACGTCTCCCGTTCGGTGTTGGTGTTTAGCAAGATAAAGCTAGGTATGGAGGATTGGAAGAAGCTAGAGTCTGATCTTGAGAGGATCGCCGCTGGCCAGCCTCTTGAGATCGTAATAAACGTGACGTTGGTTTCCTCAAGCGACGAGGCTGGCGAGGAGGAAGAAGAGGAGCACCACCACCATCACGTCCACCACCTAGACGAGAACGAGTTTACTAGAGAAGTGGCGAAGATGATCGACTACGTGGCGCAAGAGTACAATGCCCACGTCCATCCGCATATACACAGCAACCACGGCAGTGTCATGTTCTCTGTTAAGGGTTCTCCAAAAGAGCTGACAAAGGTCTTAAGAGATGTCATAGATTTTGTGAAACTTAACTGCGAAAAGTGCATGTTGCACTCGCTTGACGGCGAGTTCCACCTAGGCGAAGACCTCAGCGGTATATACTTCGGCGACGCCTATAAAATCACGGTTATACTACCGGCTGAGGACGGGAGACGCCTCAAGGTGCACGAACTTCACCTCTAAGTTTTTTCATAATGCATTCAACAGTGGACGAGACCTCCGGCGAGATTATGTTTTTCAAATCCTCAGGCGCCACGTGGGGGTAACCGCCTATCCATATTGGTCTGTGTATAAAGGTTGGATCTGACGAAGCCCAGACGCAGTCATTTCTGCCTACTCGCTCGCGATCTCCCACATACACCACCACGTCGCAGTCGCAGGGCGCTGGGCAACCAAGCACTCTAGCAAGCGGAGAGGGGCCTGTTAGCACAGGAATATCCTGTTCATACAGGCGCCAATATAGTTCACACACTTTACAAATAATCCACGTATTTATATCCGTCTACGTCGTCTAGCATGATGATGACATCTTCTAGTCTCACTTTTTTCAGAGCAGACGGCTTTGTCTCCACGAGTTCTGGAATAAGGGTCTCATCTCTTCTTCTTATGTAAATCTTCATGCTTTTATGCGCTAATAAAAACTACTGTAGCGCCAATTCCTCTCCCGGCGTAGTGGGGAGGTAAATGTTGTCGTAGCCGTCTTCAGCAAGTTTTTTCACCAGCGGCGCCGCGGTGGCTGGATCTGTGTGGACTAGGATTATTTTTGTCTCTGGAGAAAAGCGTTTTATAAATGCTTCGAGCTCCCCCCTGCCGGCGTGCGCGCTGAAGTCGAACCACTCTAGTCTTGCCTCGACTTTTATGACAGCGCCGTCGACGATGGCGTATCCTTTGCTCAGTATCTGGAAACCCGGGGTGTTAGGCGCTTGGAACGAGGGTAGGAATACGCCGTTTTTCCTATTACCAGCCATTTTCTTGAAGTAGAAGAGGGCCGCTCCGCCCTTTATCATGCCGGCTGGGGCTATAATCACGGAGGGCTCTTCCGCGGCGCCCTTCCGCACGTATGTGTTGGGCACTTCTATGGATACATCTAGGGCTTTTTTGTAGAGAGAGGGGTCTTTGAGGAGGTGTGGATATCTCCCCACTATTTGGTTTATCTGTCTGGCTAACCCATCGACGTATATAGGATATTCAACCCCATGTTTTACCAGAGTTAACAATATCTCCTGTGCCCGTCCTAGGGCGAACGACGGTATTAAGACCGACCCACCCCCTTCGAGCACCTCTTTCACGGACTGGACGAATTCCTTCTCCAATTTGTCACGCGGCGGGTGGTTTGCCGAGGCGTAGGTGGCCTCCATTATCACCACGTCGGGGTTTTTAGGTAAGTTGTAAACGTCAGCGCCCCTCAAAAGATTCGTATCCACGGTGTTAAAATCGCCAGTGAACACAACTACCCTCCCCTCTACCTCAATCACAGCCAAGGCGCTGCCAGGTATATGCCCTGCGTTATATGCCGTAAGCGATATGCCGTTGCCCACATCTACAGGTTCGCCGTATGTAAGCGGGATAGCACTGGACATCGTCTCCTTTACCTCCTCAAGTGTATAGGGTAGGTAGTAGCCAGACAGCTTTATGGCGTCTGTATACATCAAGTCGCTGAGCTCCATGGTCAAAGGTGTGGAGTACAGCGGCGTCCTTGTCGAGATGTATAGAAAAGGCAAAGCTCCGCTGTGGTCTAAATGTGCATGGCTTAGGAAAACCGCAGAGAGGTCTTTTGGGCGTACGTGAAGCGGAAAAACGGGCCTGTCTTGTGCATCGAAAGACACTCCATAGTCTAGTAGTAAGCCGCTAGACGCGGTTTTTATAAGCACGGCAAGTCTCCCGACCTCACCAGCGCCGCCTAGTAGCTTAATCCTCACGCCGTCTGATGTATGTCACTATAAAAAACTAAACAGCAAAGCATTAAATAACAAATTAGAGAGGCGATGTGGAGGCATTACAAAAACAGCTCGAGCGGATTATTGAGATAAACCGAAGAATCCTGGTTAACCTAGAAGAAGTAAACCAACTCCTTACGCAGAAAATCTCGAAAAGGAGAGAGAGAGAAGGATAGCTTCGCCTTTTAAGGGTATAAGCTTCTACCTCCACGAGCTCGGGTATGAAGATGGCTTAACGGCGTCTGTACACATCGATAAAATTTATATAAATCACACAGCTACGGCGCCTATGCCTATTACCACCTCGGCACAGCCAAGGAAGCAGCGTCTTGCCTTGTTCAACGCGCCGCTCCACTTGCGACATAAGCTATTCAACGCCAAGCTATCGCCCGAACTGGAAAAGAAGCTTGGGGTGAAGAGACTTCCGGTGAGGAGAGGCGACACAGTTATGATACTGAGGGGCGACTTTAAGGGAGTCACCGGCAAGGTTGTTAGAGTCGATTTAAAAAAGGTGCGTATATACGTAGAGGGGGCCACAAGGACCAACAGCCGGGGCCAGACTGTGTACTACCCTATCCACCCCAGCAAGGTGATGATAGTTGACGTAGATATGTCCGACAAAGCCAGGCAGAAGATAATAGAGAGGAGGAAGAAGTAGGGCTATGGTCCATCTTCGTAGATCTCTAGCTCCTTATTGGTGGCCTATTCCCAGAAAAGCCGGCGGTGTATGGGTCGTCAAGCCATCGCCGGGTCCTCACAGTTTCGCCTATTCGCTACCACTAGCCATAGTTATTAGAGATGTGTTGAGATACGCCAAGACGTTGCGCGAGGCTAGGTATATAGTATCGAGGGGCTACATAAAGGTGGATGGAGTTGTCAGAAAAGATTACAGATTTCCCGTTGGTCTAATGGATGTGATTGAGATAGTGCCCACAGGAGAGGTGTATAGAGTAGTCCCAGATCAGGATAGGTATTACAATCTGTTGCCAATACCTTCAAGCGAGGCATCGCTTAAGTTGTTAAGAGTAGAGGGTAAAACTACCGTCAACGGCGGGAGGTTGCAACTCCATTTTCACGACGGGAGGAATTTAATAACATCGCCAGACATGGGAGCGAAAATCAAGACCTTTGACACGATACTTTACGACCTAGAAAACAAGACCATAAAGACGCATATTCCTATGAAACTAGGGGTGGTCGCCGTGGTGACACACGGTAGCAACGTAGGATTCTCTGGCAAACTCTACGAAATAGTGTGGACGCTTAAGCGGAGGCAATCCGTTGTCGGGCTTAAAAAGGGTGAAGAAGTAAGAAGGACGATTCTGGACTACATCATGGCAGTGGGCGAGGAGAGCCCCGTGATAAAGATAACCCCCTAATCTGCGGGCGGCTTCTCTTCAGTATACGCCTCCCCCATCTTCTTGGAAAGAAGGCGTTCCTCGGCTTTCCAAAAAGCATCTCCGTAGTGGTCAAGTGCCCTTTCAATATCTGACAGGCTCACGGCAATAGGTTCAAACACCTTCACAACTCTGCCCTCCACCACCCAGCCTTCAACGATACCACCCATGGTCCAGTCATACTTTATCGATATTACATAACGTCTCTCGAAAGAGGGGGATCTAACTCTCATGTAGACGGTGGAGATTCCAAACTCCTTGAGAAATTTCGATATGATCTCCCTATATTTTTCGCCAGGCTTTGGGGAGGGAACCCTTTCTACATGTATAATATCATCGCGCCGTAGATCCTCTTCGAGAAGTTGGAGAAGTTGTGAGACAGGTTGCCCTGTCCTCTCGATTTTCATATAGTAAAGAACGCTTGTATTTTTAAATGTCGCTAATAAAGCCAACAAGCGACGTAGTGACCTTTCTTCGCCTCAATAAAGGGCGGTTCTTCTTTTTCGCATTTGCCTTTTATGGCGTAGGGGCATCTGGGGTGGAAGCGGCAGCCAGGCGGAGGATTAATGAGACTTGGCGGCTCGCCCGGCGGCACCCTCCTAGTTCTAAACCTATTTGTAGGGTCAGGGTCGGGCAGAGCCTCGATCAGCGCTTGGGTGTACGGATGTAGAGGCTCTTTTATGACATCTCTAAACGGCCCGTATTCCACCATCTTCCCGGCGTACATTACCAAGATCTTGTCTGACAAATACTTGGCAGTGGCAATGTCGTGTGTGATGTATATCATTGTGATGCCGTACTTCTCTTGCAGACTCCTCATAAGGGATAGTATTTCAGCTCTGATTGAAACATCCAGCATAGATACAGGCTCGTCTGCCACTACGAACTTAGGCCGTGTGATCAACGCCCTGGCAATGCCAATACGCTGCCTCTGGCCTCCGCTAAGCATGTGCGGATATTTCTTGAGAAAGTCCT from Pyrobaculum arsenaticum DSM 13514 includes:
- the ribH gene encoding 6,7-dimethyl-8-ribityllumazine synthase — translated: MVRIAVVVSEFNYDVTQLMLQKALEHAKFLGAEVTYVVKVPGVYDIPTLLRDLVAKEEVDAVVTLGAVIQGATKHDEVVAHQAARKILDISVESGKPITLGIIGPGANRMQALERVEEYAKRAVEAAVKLARRKKTLREAKYAGSTVFID
- a CDS encoding branched-chain amino acid transaminase, with the translated sequence MKIYAQYVWLNGRVVRWEDAKIHVMIHALHYGTSIFEGLRGYWNGENLLIFRLDEHLERMFKSAKILGVKVPYTRQEVRNAIIEAVRANHFREDVYIRPILFVSTPTVTLDIRDLDTSLAIIAFPFGKYLPPGGIRATVVSWRRVHNTMLPVMAKIGGIYVNSVLALAEARNRGYDEALLADINGYIVEGSGENVFVVRNGALYTPPIHQSILEGITRDTVITLSRDLGIKVEEKPITREEVYTADELFLVGTAAEVTPVVEVDGRAIGDGKPGPITTKIATLYADVVRGRIEKYSRWVTLVY
- the ilvC gene encoding ketol-acid reductoisomerase is translated as MAKIYRDVDASLEPLKGKTIAVIGYGIQGRAQALNLRDSGLNVILGLRRGGKSWDQAVAEGFRVFEIGQAVAKADVVMVLIPDMEQPKVWEEQIEPNLKPGTVVDFAHGFNIHFGLIKPPPNVDVVMVAPKGPGRAVREEYLSGRGVPALVAVYQNYSGRAMEYALAIAKGIGATRAGVIETTFAEETETDLIGEQTVLVGGLMELIKKGFETLVELGYQPEVAYFEVLNEAKLIMDLIWQRGIYGMLNGVSDTAKYGGLTVGPKIIDESVKQRMREAAARVRSGEFAKEWVTEYNRGGPTLRKLMEEVKNHQIEKVGIEMRRLLFGQ
- a CDS encoding ACT domain-containing protein, whose protein sequence is MRINITTPKSLDSLGRIIAITRRAKVTVAKISVVADATVYNVVMEVEGETDEVRWLVAKLDKLPEVISIEQININP
- the ilvB gene encoding biosynthetic-type acetolactate synthase large subunit, with the protein product MVQTFKQYRIKHILGITGGSIMALYDALYNQDIQPIMFRHEQGAIHAAEAFARVSGRPAVVAVTSGPGATNLVTGLANAYMDSAPVVAITGQVPTSVFGRDGFQETDILGVVTPITKFAYQVKKAEEAVAAFKTAYEISIIGRPGPTLVDIPRDIQLAAAPDREEKIPVNREKFIPPPPDEDKLRLAAKYLIEARRPVVLVGGGVLWSGATPEVLELSRMLYAPIVSTLPGKAAVPHDYPLYMGPAGMHGRAEADAALANADVILAVGTRFSDRTWGRFKELQESVRSGRVKLIHIDIDKSEIGKNVKPTIGVVADAKEALGTLLKFVDAGAQRDEKFMSWLLEIRKKYEEAMSKVADTSKAFHPWRVLKVLRRAAPRNTITTTGVGSHQMWAEVAWEVFEPGTFITSAGLGTMGFCVPAALGAKLADPTRPVLCIDGDGSFQMTMNNLALVREYDLPIVVTIFDNRALQLVKQWQIYLYKRRIIATEFGKMPDFMKIAEAYDIEGVKPESYDQLEKAVAKALRNNEALIVDLTIDSEEDIVLPWVKPGDWLTSALLPEGVNTKLVYEN
- a CDS encoding NUDIX domain-containing protein, whose protein sequence is MPRKCIVASGVLIENGKVLLIKHRRLGVYIYPGGHVEPNETPTEAVIREFEEETGLRVEPIGHIHGVRDKDVVERPLPLLILEELVRYPDEAHIHFDLIYLVRRVGGAQREGFWIDVEDIDKIETYPNVRWVIKIAHDTIYRLGKV
- a CDS encoding MBL fold metallo-hydrolase, whose translation is MRIKLLGGAGEVGRLAVLIKTASSGLLLDYGVSFDAQDRPVFPLHVRPKDLSAVFLSHAHLDHSGALPFLYISTRTPLYSTPLTMELSDLMYTDAIKLSGYYLPYTLEEVKETMSSAIPLTYGEPVDVGNGISLTAYNAGHIPGSALAVIEVEGRVVVFTGDFNTVDTNLLRGADVYNLPKNPDVVIMEATYASANHPPRDKLEKEFVQSVKEVLEGGGSVLIPSFALGRAQEILLTLVKHGVEYPIYVDGLARQINQIVGRYPHLLKDPSLYKKALDVSIEVPNTYVRKGAAEEPSVIIAPAGMIKGGAALFYFKKMAGNRKNGVFLPSFQAPNTPGFQILSKGYAIVDGAVIKVEARLEWFDFSAHAGRGELEAFIKRFSPETKIILVHTDPATAAPLVKKLAEDGYDNIYLPTTPGEELALQ
- the rplX gene encoding 50S ribosomal protein L24 yields the protein MPITTSAQPRKQRLALFNAPLHLRHKLFNAKLSPELEKKLGVKRLPVRRGDTVMILRGDFKGVTGKVVRVDLKKVRIYVEGATRTNSRGQTVYYPIHPSKVMIVDVDMSDKARQKIIERRKK
- a CDS encoding 30S ribosomal protein S4e, which translates into the protein MVHLRRSLAPYWWPIPRKAGGVWVVKPSPGPHSFAYSLPLAIVIRDVLRYAKTLREARYIVSRGYIKVDGVVRKDYRFPVGLMDVIEIVPTGEVYRVVPDQDRYYNLLPIPSSEASLKLLRVEGKTTVNGGRLQLHFHDGRNLITSPDMGAKIKTFDTILYDLENKTIKTHIPMKLGVVAVVTHGSNVGFSGKLYEIVWTLKRRQSVVGLKKGEEVRRTILDYIMAVGEESPVIKITP
- a CDS encoding ABC transporter ATP-binding protein — translated: MPLLEVKELRTWFPVKKGLFGPTRYVKAVDGVSFTLERGEVLAVIGESGSGKTTLGRTVLRLIKPTGGKIIFEEKDITNTPESQLRWYRFSTAMVFQDPFSSLNPYHTVQYILEEPLILRGVPPEERHELVVKALEEVRLTPPEDFLKKYPHMLSGGQRQRIGIARALITRPKFVVADEPVSMLDVSIRAEILSLMRSLQEKYGITMIYITHDIATAKYLSDKILVMYAGKMVEYGPFRDVIKEPLHPYTQALIEALPDPDPTNRFRTRRVPPGEPPSLINPPPGCRFHPRCPYAIKGKCEKEEPPFIEAKKGHYVACWLY